In the Streptomyces sp. FXJ1.172 genome, one interval contains:
- a CDS encoding DUF6009 family protein has product MSSLLTESDLIHEAEVVWLENLEGLDYVRQALDKTKRRNTKPPYVRDGRMVGYALLSEDASPDPDSGLYKRRVFFLLPHDRDSLPDGLYREGAPGEAVDPRTIVPKKPGVKTTRSQCGPVVVATSAL; this is encoded by the coding sequence ATGAGTTCGCTGTTGACCGAGAGCGACCTCATCCACGAGGCCGAGGTGGTGTGGCTGGAGAACCTCGAGGGGCTCGACTACGTCCGTCAGGCGCTGGACAAGACCAAGCGACGCAACACCAAGCCGCCGTATGTGCGCGACGGGCGCATGGTGGGATACGCGCTGCTGAGCGAGGACGCCTCCCCCGACCCCGACAGCGGCCTGTACAAGCGCCGGGTGTTCTTCCTGCTGCCCCATGACCGTGACAGCCTGCCCGACGGCCTGTACCGCGAGGGGGCCCCGGGAGAGGCCGTCGACCCGCGCACGATCGTCCCGAAGAAGCCGGGAGTGAAGACCACGAGGTCGCAGTGCGGCCCCGTGGTCGTAGCGACGTCCGCGCTCTGA
- a CDS encoding alpha/beta fold hydrolase: MNDRSTTRLEGPAATTGPLSPGTHSFQLGGLVQRFHVHGSGPVCVVHSGGPGIDWEYMRTPALEEHLTMVYVEPIGTAEDSRLPSHPHGYTRERYSSFLEALINRLDVPKVYLLGHSHGAFVAAYHALYRPERLAGVVLYEGAPVTGPEHGAEAARMVEAFAARHADHPGLPDVLAAFGAMSGMSTDEQTTAVARGVLPSYFADYWGNEERLSPFRDAIRATYISGLDYDLTPDVIDDRAELKGLTVPALVVVGWHDVICGMRWGLELDELIPDSRLLVLENSGHLGHMEEPELFADGVRGFVFETSTPQKA; this comes from the coding sequence ATGAACGACCGTTCCACCACGCGACTCGAGGGCCCGGCGGCCACCACCGGCCCCCTCTCGCCCGGCACTCACTCCTTCCAGTTGGGCGGGCTGGTCCAGCGCTTCCACGTCCACGGCAGCGGCCCGGTGTGCGTGGTGCACTCCGGAGGCCCGGGCATCGACTGGGAGTACATGCGCACACCCGCCCTCGAGGAGCACCTGACCATGGTGTACGTCGAGCCCATCGGCACCGCCGAGGACAGCCGTCTGCCTTCGCACCCGCACGGGTACACGCGGGAGCGCTACAGCAGCTTCCTGGAGGCGCTGATCAACCGGCTCGACGTGCCCAAGGTGTACTTGCTGGGGCATTCGCACGGAGCGTTCGTCGCCGCCTACCACGCCCTGTACCGCCCCGAGCGCCTTGCGGGCGTCGTGCTGTACGAGGGCGCCCCCGTCACCGGGCCCGAGCACGGCGCGGAGGCCGCCCGCATGGTGGAGGCATTCGCCGCGCGGCACGCCGACCACCCGGGGCTGCCCGACGTACTGGCCGCGTTCGGCGCGATGTCCGGCATGTCGACCGACGAGCAGACCACGGCGGTCGCCCGGGGCGTGCTGCCGTCGTACTTCGCCGACTACTGGGGCAACGAGGAACGGCTGTCCCCGTTCCGGGACGCGATCCGGGCCACGTACATCTCCGGGCTGGACTACGACCTCACGCCCGACGTCATCGACGATCGGGCCGAGCTGAAGGGGCTGACCGTACCCGCCCTGGTCGTCGTGGGCTGGCACGACGTGATCTGCGGCATGCGCTGGGGGCTGGAACTCGACGAGCTGATTCCCGACTCGCGGCTGCTGGTGCTCGAGAACAGCGGTCACCTGGGCCACATGGAAGAACCCGAACTCTTCGCGGACGGGGTGCGCGGCTTCGTCTTCGAAACCAGCACCCCGCAGAAGGCGTAG
- a CDS encoding RNA polymerase sigma factor has product MNGTLQNAAPAQDAILTRAAQAGDVSALAQLLERHRPGMRAVAISLLGPGTDVDDVMQDAALVALGRIVDVRDPEAVGPWLRMIVRNSCRTLLRASRRVEPLAQVPLPPDGDTPEQVLQRHALRDWVWEAVEALTPTLRLPVVLRYFSTGITSYQQIAQACGIPVGTVRSRLNQARAALAQALTATAATAHDDALRRTQASWLEAHETLAAAERGEFGKVVRDRYSREVSLLAAGERLGGADLLLAGMDGDLSAGVRQRPLNVTAGRSLVVWEMELLNPPDDPDHCPPGVAWIMTLDGGRFDRVSLYHAARPQAASSPAAS; this is encoded by the coding sequence ATGAACGGAACACTGCAGAACGCCGCGCCGGCCCAGGACGCGATCCTGACACGGGCCGCGCAAGCGGGCGATGTGTCGGCACTGGCCCAGCTGCTGGAGCGGCACCGGCCCGGGATGCGTGCGGTGGCGATCAGCCTGCTGGGACCGGGCACGGACGTGGACGACGTCATGCAGGACGCGGCGCTGGTGGCGCTGGGGCGGATCGTGGACGTCCGCGATCCCGAAGCCGTGGGACCGTGGCTGCGCATGATCGTGCGCAACAGCTGCCGGACCCTGCTGCGCGCCTCCCGGCGGGTCGAGCCGCTGGCACAGGTGCCGCTGCCGCCGGACGGCGATACGCCCGAGCAGGTCCTGCAGAGGCACGCACTGCGGGACTGGGTCTGGGAGGCCGTCGAGGCACTGACACCGACCCTGCGTCTGCCGGTGGTCCTGCGCTACTTCTCCACCGGGATCACCTCGTACCAGCAGATAGCCCAGGCCTGCGGGATTCCCGTCGGCACCGTACGCAGCCGGTTGAACCAGGCACGCGCCGCGCTGGCCCAGGCCCTCACCGCCACGGCGGCCACCGCACACGACGACGCGCTGCGCCGGACGCAGGCCAGCTGGCTGGAAGCCCATGAAACGCTCGCGGCCGCCGAGCGCGGAGAGTTCGGCAAGGTGGTCAGGGACCGCTACTCCCGCGAGGTCTCGCTGCTGGCCGCGGGCGAACGGCTCGGCGGCGCCGACCTGTTGCTGGCGGGCATGGACGGCGACCTCTCAGCGGGCGTACGTCAGCGCCCCCTGAACGTGACGGCCGGTCGCTCCCTGGTCGTCTGGGAGATGGAACTCCTCAACCCGCCGGACGATCCGGACCACTGCCCGCCCGGTGTCGCGTGGATCATGACGCTGGACGGCGGTCGCTTCGACAGGGTCTCCCTGTACCACGCGGCGCGGCCGCAGGCCGCATCCTCACCTGCCGCGTCCTGA
- a CDS encoding acyl-CoA thioesterase, whose product MFEELTRSFEVRWDDVDLNGHLRNTRYLEYAATARLAFLTDSGWSPRDLLKAGVADVSLGEEVRYRREVFPLEVVTVASRIVGLSTDGARWRFEHTFSREDGEEVAVVRTLGAWIDLGVRRIAAPPAGLRTAMEAARAADCETLVTKS is encoded by the coding sequence ATGTTCGAGGAGTTGACGAGGTCTTTCGAGGTCCGCTGGGACGACGTGGACCTGAACGGTCATCTGCGCAACACCAGATATCTGGAGTACGCCGCCACGGCCCGGCTCGCTTTCCTGACCGATTCGGGCTGGAGCCCCCGGGACCTGCTGAAGGCCGGGGTCGCCGACGTGTCGCTCGGTGAAGAGGTTCGCTATCGGAGAGAGGTCTTCCCGCTCGAAGTGGTGACCGTGGCCTCCCGCATCGTCGGCCTGAGCACGGACGGCGCACGATGGCGTTTTGAGCACACGTTTTCGCGGGAGGACGGGGAAGAAGTCGCCGTCGTGCGCACCCTGGGTGCATGGATCGACCTCGGTGTCCGCAGGATCGCCGCGCCGCCGGCCGGCCTGCGGACGGCCATGGAAGCGGCCCGGGCGGCCGACTGCGAGACCCTTGTGACGAAGTCTTGA
- a CDS encoding M28 family peptidase, which produces MTNDPTALPGAGPAPDAARLRRHVEFLAAEPRSRRRAPRAMRRAEEYVHDELTAAGWLVERRPFDVRWRIGSTDRHGHRTLALKLRLHRRLRGANLIASLPGSGDGPVVVVGAHLDSVSGSPGADDNASGVAVVLETARLLSAAPVPPRVVLAVFDMEELGLIGARQAARELGRSGGVRGMICLESVGYFADTPDTQRLPAGFEQLFPEAFSRSRAAGHRGDFTLVVHRRSSVGAAEVWSRAAAAASPAAPALLLRDPRPDGLLGLLIGLAVPPMGHLGRSDHAPFWNRGIPALMLTDTANFRNPHYHRSTDTPATLDYARLSAVTRATAVTAVSWSDDGRTV; this is translated from the coding sequence ATGACGAACGACCCGACAGCGCTCCCTGGCGCAGGCCCGGCCCCGGATGCTGCGCGGCTGCGGCGGCACGTGGAGTTCCTCGCCGCCGAGCCACGCAGCCGACGCCGGGCACCACGAGCCATGCGGCGCGCCGAGGAGTACGTCCATGACGAACTGACCGCCGCGGGCTGGCTGGTGGAGCGGCGGCCGTTCGACGTGCGCTGGCGGATCGGCTCGACGGACCGGCACGGTCACCGGACGCTCGCTCTCAAGCTGCGACTCCACCGGCGCCTGCGAGGGGCGAACCTCATCGCCTCGCTGCCCGGATCCGGCGACGGGCCGGTCGTGGTGGTAGGCGCGCACCTGGACAGCGTCAGTGGCAGCCCCGGCGCGGACGACAATGCCTCCGGTGTGGCGGTGGTGCTGGAGACGGCTCGCCTGTTGTCCGCGGCGCCCGTACCCCCGCGCGTTGTCCTGGCCGTGTTCGACATGGAGGAACTCGGCCTGATCGGAGCCCGCCAGGCGGCCCGCGAACTAGGCCGGAGCGGTGGTGTGCGGGGCATGATCTGCCTGGAGTCGGTCGGCTATTTCGCGGACACCCCGGACACTCAGCGGCTTCCCGCCGGCTTTGAACAGCTCTTCCCCGAGGCCTTTTCCCGGAGCCGGGCCGCGGGGCACCGGGGCGACTTCACTCTCGTGGTGCACCGGCGTTCCTCGGTCGGCGCCGCCGAGGTGTGGAGCCGGGCGGCCGCGGCGGCTTCCCCGGCGGCCCCGGCTCTGTTGCTGCGGGATCCGCGGCCCGACGGGCTGCTCGGCCTCCTCATCGGGCTGGCCGTGCCGCCCATGGGTCACCTGGGGCGCAGCGATCACGCGCCCTTCTGGAACCGGGGGATCCCCGCGCTGATGCTCACGGACACCGCGAACTTCCGCAATCCGCACTATCACCGGTCGACGGACACGCCGGCAACGCTCGACTACGCGCGCCTGTCCGCCGTCACCAGGGCCACAGCGGTGACCGCCGTCTCGTGGTCCGACGACGGGCGAACGGTGTGA
- a CDS encoding SsgA family sporulation/cell division regulator: protein MSGNQPAVQAGRTGAQDRLRLTLDIERVLDVCARQAIRAEFRFSPESPLAVDVEFLVAGGPRVLWRIGRDLLRQGLYSMSGLGDVQMWPVDLEERATARLRLASRDMAALFELPVSPLAEWLDYTYELVPAGHELAEVDWNVATADLLHSPEAQTE from the coding sequence ATGAGCGGCAACCAGCCAGCTGTACAAGCCGGCCGAACGGGGGCGCAGGATCGTCTTCGGCTGACCTTGGACATCGAGCGCGTGCTGGACGTCTGTGCGCGCCAGGCGATCAGGGCTGAGTTCCGGTTCAGCCCGGAATCCCCCTTGGCCGTGGACGTGGAGTTCCTCGTCGCAGGCGGCCCGCGGGTGCTGTGGCGTATCGGACGAGACCTCCTGCGGCAGGGGCTGTACTCGATGAGTGGCCTCGGCGACGTCCAGATGTGGCCGGTGGACCTGGAGGAACGGGCGACCGCGCGGCTGCGGCTGGCCTCGCGTGACATGGCGGCCCTGTTCGAGCTGCCCGTGTCACCGCTGGCGGAGTGGCTCGACTACACCTATGAGTTGGTCCCCGCGGGTCACGAACTGGCCGAGGTCGACTGGAACGTGGCCACCGCGGACCTGCTGCACAGCCCCGAGGCCCAGACCGAGTGA
- a CDS encoding alpha/beta hydrolase has product MNRTPVVFIHGAWLHALSWESWAERFASRGFLTLAPGWPGEAAKAQDVRKAPESLGGVGLDALMDHYAGIVRSFEIAPVIVGHSVGGLIAQHLIGANVGRAAVAIAPAPVNGVPLSASRTRVWAPGEADAADRLVSLSPEQFHRVFANTVEAEESDRLFERYVVPTPRRLLADLGCADADRSPRAVADIANVGRGPLLLISGQEDQLVPDSVTRAVYKQYGDSTAVTDLKQFADRAHSLVIDSGWRYVADYVLGWLDERGIRAHPAGG; this is encoded by the coding sequence GTGAACCGTACTCCCGTCGTCTTCATCCACGGCGCGTGGCTGCACGCGCTTTCCTGGGAGTCATGGGCCGAGCGCTTCGCCAGCCGGGGGTTCCTTACCCTGGCGCCCGGATGGCCGGGGGAGGCCGCCAAAGCCCAGGATGTGCGCAAGGCTCCCGAGTCGCTCGGCGGCGTCGGCCTGGACGCGCTGATGGACCACTACGCCGGGATCGTGAGGTCGTTCGAGATCGCGCCGGTGATTGTGGGCCACTCGGTCGGCGGGCTCATCGCGCAGCACCTCATCGGCGCCAATGTCGGCCGGGCCGCGGTGGCGATCGCACCCGCCCCGGTCAACGGCGTCCCGCTGTCCGCATCGCGGACCCGCGTGTGGGCCCCCGGCGAGGCGGATGCCGCGGACCGGTTGGTGTCCCTGTCCCCGGAGCAGTTCCACCGCGTCTTCGCCAACACCGTCGAGGCGGAGGAGTCCGACCGGCTCTTCGAGCGGTACGTGGTGCCGACACCACGTCGTCTGCTCGCCGACCTCGGATGCGCGGACGCCGACCGCAGCCCGCGCGCAGTGGCGGACATCGCCAACGTGGGTCGTGGCCCGCTCCTGCTGATCTCCGGGCAGGAGGACCAGCTGGTGCCCGACTCCGTGACCCGTGCCGTCTACAAGCAGTACGGCGACTCCACGGCCGTGACCGACCTGAAGCAGTTCGCGGACCGCGCCCACTCGCTGGTCATCGACAGCGGATGGCGCTACGTCGCCGACTACGTGCTCGGCTGGCTCGACGAACGCGGCATCCGCGCCCATCCCGCGGGGGGCTGA
- a CDS encoding helix-turn-helix transcriptional regulator encodes MVGRESEQEVLSQFVAASGGRALILRGDTGVGKSALLDHVAELAADQKLRVIRAAGVEAESELPFAGLHQFLYPLLPYIDRLDDGHRSVFDVVFGRSEGAPPSVMTLGIAVLDLLSLAASQKPLLLVLDDGHWLDASSTEVCGFVGRRLTGSSVKLVVVLRSDVASGFDTAALPELPVTTLSEKTSEQLLDRHYPGLDPQVRRLVLDEAQGNPLALLELPPFVRGGRAGRDPEELPGYTGIPLPQRLQHVYGARIEALGDAVRAELLRGALDGVGAGTAAARSGGTRYQMKDADEAAACGLLDIDPLTGDFVFRHPLVRSTVVQMATPNERRAAHAVLARIHGDDLERHATHLAASTVDPDERVATALEAAADSATRRGGAVAAVTWLTRAAELSESHEERSRRLGSAAFIAGHVGQLDRAQRLVGSDSGSDNGESPASVIATAYVALYEDGDVRSAQRRVLAAIENMRADGVREPNEMLVRLVNLLLAINQYASDEPSWVRTHELLGSLGDLVPFTSHIYHDAWGDVVRRGAGVHERVERAFADLSALEPWDVSRLSVAAYHVDILSQYRRHLQRTVDRELETGAVGPGITMLHLIMLDQMAVGEWDSAERTGQRTLELTTSEHHALFAHHTRAYLGLLAAMRGQVGRARELQAVVDAWARPRGVGFLTQIADAIGTTAALSEGDYEAAYLHAIGITSPGSFSPYAHQASRTLLDLVEAALHTGRSEQARAHALAARDAHLPDISPRLALITYGALAMTTTDPTEADTLYNRAETHPAAATFPFEHARIRLAHGIRLRHTQGRKAARLSLTLAAETFERLGAPTWAERAQAELRATGTPTVASSAHLAALTWQERRIADLAAGGLTNKEIGERMHLSPRTVSSHLYRVFPKLGITSRAALRDALGKIPGEQNA; translated from the coding sequence ATGGTCGGTCGGGAAAGCGAGCAGGAGGTGCTGTCGCAGTTCGTGGCGGCGTCCGGGGGACGGGCCCTCATCCTGCGGGGTGACACGGGGGTGGGCAAGAGTGCTCTGCTGGACCACGTGGCCGAACTCGCGGCGGACCAGAAGCTCAGGGTGATCCGGGCGGCCGGCGTCGAGGCCGAGTCGGAACTGCCGTTCGCCGGCCTGCACCAGTTCTTGTATCCGCTGCTGCCCTACATCGACCGGTTGGACGACGGGCACCGCTCGGTCTTCGACGTCGTCTTCGGCAGAAGCGAGGGGGCACCCCCCTCGGTCATGACACTCGGCATCGCCGTGCTTGACCTGCTCTCGCTCGCGGCGTCGCAGAAGCCGCTTCTGCTGGTGCTCGACGACGGCCACTGGCTGGATGCCTCCAGCACCGAGGTGTGCGGGTTCGTCGGGCGCCGGCTCACCGGCAGCTCAGTGAAGCTCGTTGTCGTGTTGCGCTCCGACGTGGCCTCGGGCTTCGACACCGCCGCGCTGCCCGAACTGCCGGTGACCACGCTGTCGGAGAAGACCTCCGAACAGCTCCTGGACAGGCACTATCCCGGGCTGGATCCCCAGGTCCGCCGCCTCGTCCTGGACGAGGCACAGGGAAATCCGCTGGCCCTGCTGGAACTGCCGCCCTTCGTGCGCGGCGGCCGGGCCGGACGCGATCCCGAGGAACTGCCCGGGTACACCGGCATCCCGCTGCCACAGCGGCTCCAGCACGTGTACGGCGCACGCATTGAGGCCCTCGGCGACGCCGTGCGTGCGGAGCTGCTGCGCGGCGCCCTGGACGGCGTCGGGGCAGGCACGGCGGCCGCCCGCTCAGGGGGCACGCGCTACCAGATGAAGGACGCCGACGAGGCCGCGGCCTGCGGCCTGCTGGACATCGATCCGCTGACTGGGGACTTCGTCTTCCGACACCCCCTGGTACGGTCCACCGTCGTCCAGATGGCCACCCCCAACGAGCGGCGCGCGGCGCACGCCGTTCTCGCCCGGATCCACGGTGACGACCTGGAGCGGCACGCCACACACCTCGCGGCCTCGACGGTCGACCCCGACGAGCGGGTCGCGACCGCGCTGGAGGCGGCAGCGGACTCCGCCACCCGGCGGGGCGGCGCCGTCGCGGCTGTCACCTGGCTGACGCGTGCCGCGGAGCTGAGCGAGAGCCACGAGGAGCGGTCCAGACGGCTCGGCAGCGCGGCGTTCATCGCCGGGCACGTCGGCCAACTGGACCGGGCCCAGCGGTTGGTCGGCTCCGACAGCGGATCCGACAACGGTGAGTCTCCGGCGTCGGTGATCGCAACGGCCTACGTCGCGCTGTACGAGGACGGGGACGTACGGTCCGCGCAGCGCCGAGTCCTGGCGGCGATCGAGAACATGCGGGCCGACGGTGTACGGGAGCCGAACGAGATGCTCGTACGCCTGGTCAACCTGTTGCTGGCCATCAACCAGTACGCGAGTGACGAGCCATCGTGGGTACGAACCCATGAGCTTCTCGGCTCCCTGGGCGACCTGGTGCCGTTCACGTCGCACATCTACCACGACGCGTGGGGCGACGTGGTGCGGCGTGGTGCGGGCGTGCACGAGCGGGTGGAACGCGCCTTCGCCGACCTCTCCGCCCTCGAACCGTGGGATGTCAGCAGGCTGTCCGTCGCCGCCTACCACGTGGACATACTCAGCCAGTACCGGCGCCATCTGCAACGCACCGTGGACCGCGAGCTGGAGACCGGGGCCGTGGGGCCCGGCATCACCATGCTGCATCTGATCATGCTCGACCAGATGGCGGTCGGAGAGTGGGACTCGGCCGAGCGCACCGGGCAGCGCACTCTGGAGCTGACGACGTCCGAGCACCACGCGCTGTTTGCTCATCACACCCGTGCGTATCTAGGTCTGCTGGCCGCGATGCGGGGCCAGGTCGGGCGCGCACGTGAACTGCAGGCGGTCGTCGACGCCTGGGCCCGCCCCCGCGGCGTCGGCTTCCTCACCCAGATCGCCGACGCCATCGGCACCACCGCCGCCCTCAGCGAAGGCGACTACGAAGCCGCCTACCTCCACGCCATCGGCATCACATCCCCCGGCAGCTTCTCCCCCTACGCCCACCAGGCCTCCCGCACCCTCCTCGACCTCGTCGAAGCAGCCCTGCACACCGGCCGCTCCGAACAGGCCCGCGCCCACGCCCTCGCCGCACGCGACGCACACCTGCCCGATATCTCCCCCCGCCTCGCCCTCATCACCTACGGCGCTCTCGCCATGACCACCACCGACCCCACCGAAGCCGACACCCTCTACAACCGCGCCGAAACCCACCCCGCTGCCGCCACCTTCCCCTTCGAACACGCCCGCATCCGCCTCGCCCACGGCATCCGCCTGCGCCACACCCAAGGCCGCAAAGCCGCAAGGCTGTCCCTGACCCTGGCCGCGGAGACCTTCGAACGACTCGGCGCGCCCACCTGGGCCGAACGAGCCCAGGCCGAACTCCGTGCCACCGGTACGCCCACCGTCGCCTCCTCGGCACACCTCGCCGCGCTGACCTGGCAGGAACGCCGCATCGCGGACCTCGCCGCCGGCGGCCTGACCAACAAGGAGATCGGCGAACGCATGCACCTGTCCCCGCGCACCGTCAGCTCCCACCTCTACCGGGTCTTTCCCAAACTCGGCATCACCTCCCGCGCCGCCCTGCGCGACGCACTGGGCAAGATCCCGGGTGAGCAAAACGCCTAG
- a CDS encoding dehydrogenase, translating into MSRSARAFWLRSPGQGEIRDVALPAPQDGEVLVRALWSGVSRGTETLVFRGQVPPSQWDVMRAPFQDGDFPAPVKYGYLNVGIVEEGPAHLTGRPVFCLYPHQTRYVVPTSAVTPVPAGVPAERAVLAGTVETAVNALWDAAPLVGDRIAVVGGGMVGCSVAALLARFPGVRMQLVDTDPARARVAAALGADFAAPGEAHGECDLVVHASATEQGLARSLELLRAEGTVIDLSWYGDRRVSLPLGEGFHSRRLTIRSSQVGTVSPARAGRTYADRLALAMELLSDPALDALITGESRFEELPEVMPALATGDIPALCHRIRYED; encoded by the coding sequence ATGAGCCGTTCCGCCCGCGCGTTCTGGCTGCGCTCCCCGGGACAGGGCGAGATACGTGACGTAGCCCTGCCCGCGCCGCAGGACGGCGAGGTCCTGGTGCGCGCGTTGTGGTCGGGGGTCAGCCGCGGCACCGAGACACTGGTGTTCCGCGGCCAGGTACCGCCCAGTCAGTGGGACGTGATGCGGGCACCGTTCCAGGACGGTGACTTCCCCGCCCCGGTGAAGTACGGCTACCTCAACGTCGGCATCGTGGAAGAGGGTCCCGCCCACCTGACCGGCCGGCCGGTGTTCTGCCTGTACCCGCACCAGACCCGCTACGTCGTCCCCACGAGCGCGGTGACCCCGGTGCCGGCCGGCGTCCCCGCGGAACGGGCCGTGCTCGCGGGCACCGTGGAGACCGCTGTGAACGCCCTGTGGGACGCCGCGCCCCTGGTCGGCGACCGGATCGCCGTGGTCGGCGGCGGCATGGTCGGCTGCTCGGTGGCCGCCCTGCTGGCCCGGTTTCCCGGTGTGCGCATGCAGTTGGTGGACACCGACCCCGCACGGGCCCGGGTCGCCGCCGCGCTCGGCGCGGACTTCGCCGCTCCGGGCGAGGCGCATGGCGAGTGCGACCTGGTCGTGCACGCAAGCGCCACCGAGCAGGGCCTCGCCCGCTCCCTGGAACTGCTCAGGGCCGAGGGCACGGTGATCGATCTGAGCTGGTACGGCGACCGGCGGGTCTCCCTGCCGCTCGGCGAGGGCTTCCACTCCCGTCGGCTCACCATCCGCAGCAGCCAGGTCGGCACCGTCTCACCTGCCCGGGCCGGTCGCACCTACGCCGACCGGCTCGCCCTCGCCATGGAACTGCTCTCCGATCCGGCCCTGGACGCCCTGATCACCGGTGAGAGCCGGTTCGAGGAACTGCCCGAGGTCATGCCCGCTCTCGCTACGGGCGACATCCCCGCGTTGTGCCATCGCATCCGGTACGAGGACTGA
- a CDS encoding WhiB family transcriptional regulator — translation MNWVDRGLCWTQPERMFAEGAAQNEAKALCNPCPVRLDCLAHALDHRERYGVWGAMTERERQKLLRRRPAVTSWAAVFKAAGTKHETEPSAPSSGLPAEWHTSREPACAANTFTK, via the coding sequence ATGAACTGGGTCGACCGAGGGCTGTGCTGGACGCAGCCGGAGCGGATGTTCGCCGAAGGCGCCGCCCAGAACGAGGCCAAGGCCCTGTGCAACCCCTGTCCGGTACGGCTCGACTGCCTGGCACACGCCCTGGACCACCGCGAGCGATACGGTGTCTGGGGGGCGATGACGGAGCGGGAGCGCCAGAAGCTGCTGCGCCGCCGTCCGGCCGTGACCTCCTGGGCGGCAGTCTTCAAAGCGGCTGGTACGAAGCACGAGACGGAACCGTCAGCACCGAGCAGCGGCCTGCCTGCGGAGTGGCACACCTCACGTGAACCCGCCTGCGCGGCAAACACGTTCACCAAGTGA
- a CDS encoding 2-hydroxyacid dehydrogenase: protein MDDGIDVWLPYHPNRITGLPSGLSCAYWNGSGPLPGDPAEVRFLVGPPAPGAERVLGPLLPRMRNLEVLQLLSSGYDHMVPLLDRMPPGIRLATGRAVHREATAELAVTLLLALCRGLDRFVAQQATGRWQPEFHSTLVGKRVLVIGHGAVGSAVAARLDAFRCEVVPVARTARTTPVGPVHGAAELPDLLPTADAVVLCAPLTDRTRGMFDAAALAKLKDGALLVNIARGELLDTHAVVREVRAGRLRVALDVTDPEPLPPGHPLWNLPGALITPHVAAFTDAFSTMTVDFLRRQLHRYERGEELHNVMLTTTGAGTREVAA from the coding sequence ATGGACGACGGCATAGACGTCTGGCTCCCTTACCACCCGAACCGGATCACGGGCTTGCCCAGCGGGCTTTCCTGCGCCTACTGGAACGGATCGGGTCCGCTCCCCGGGGACCCCGCCGAGGTCCGCTTCCTCGTCGGCCCCCCGGCGCCCGGCGCCGAACGCGTCCTGGGTCCCCTGCTGCCGCGGATGCGCAACCTCGAAGTGCTCCAGCTGCTCAGCTCCGGCTATGACCACATGGTGCCGCTGCTTGACCGGATGCCCCCCGGGATCCGGCTGGCCACCGGGCGCGCGGTGCACCGAGAGGCCACTGCCGAGCTGGCGGTCACTCTGCTGCTGGCGCTGTGCCGGGGGCTCGACCGGTTCGTGGCCCAGCAGGCCACGGGAAGGTGGCAGCCCGAGTTCCACTCCACGCTGGTCGGCAAGCGCGTCCTGGTCATCGGCCATGGAGCCGTGGGTTCGGCCGTCGCTGCCCGGCTCGATGCGTTCCGGTGCGAGGTGGTACCCGTGGCCCGCACGGCACGCACCACGCCGGTCGGCCCGGTGCACGGTGCGGCGGAACTTCCCGACCTGCTGCCCACGGCGGACGCGGTGGTGCTCTGCGCACCGCTGACCGACCGGACGCGTGGAATGTTCGACGCGGCCGCACTGGCGAAGCTGAAAGACGGGGCCCTGCTGGTGAATATCGCCCGCGGTGAACTCCTGGACACCCACGCGGTGGTGCGGGAAGTGCGCGCGGGCCGGCTCCGGGTCGCGCTCGACGTCACCGATCCGGAACCGCTGCCACCCGGCCATCCCCTCTGGAACCTGCCCGGCGCGCTGATCACCCCGCACGTGGCGGCGTTCACCGACGCGTTTTCCACGATGACCGTGGACTTCCTGCGGCGCCAACTGCACCGCTACGAGCGGGGCGAGGAACTGCACAACGTCATGCTGACGACGACCGGAGCCGGAACCCGTGAGGTGGCTGCCTGA